Genomic window (Romeriopsis navalis LEGE 11480):
CTCTGACAGGAGGAAACTCCAACGCCAAGCCCGCATGAGCAAATAGAGTGCATACACACCAATGCCGTACAGAATAAAGACTTGGTTAACGGCCTGAATCGATGCTAGGACAGAGTCCCAAGAAGTACGGCGAAAGGCCAAGGTGAGAAAAAATGCGCCAACGACTAAGCCCAGAAAAAGACTGCGGATGGAACCGCGCAGATTTGTTGGTGTTTTCTCAGCGGACTGGGCGACTGAATGATCAGTCTCGGGCATAGGAGTTTTCATAATTCTGACAATTAAGGCTGTGCATTACACAACCGGATATAAGTTAGACGCTCTCACTCAAGGATTCAAGACATTCGTCCGCGATCCGGACGCTGGAATTCCAGGAAGTGATATAGGGGTACACCTGAGCACTTGCGGCCAAATAAACATTGGAATGCCCCAGCTGAATCTGGGGTTTACGCTTCGTATAACCCAAGGGATAAATGGGTTCAACGAAAGGTGCTTTAAATACAAAGCGATCGACCACATTTGCGGCGGTGATTCCGCGTGAGGCATAGACTCGCAACAATTGTGCCAACCACTCATCCGCAATTTCATCCGCATCACGGCGATAAAGTTCGGAGTCGCGATGCGTATACTTCATCACATAGGCAGCATGACAGCCATTGTAATGCGCCGGATCAATCAAAGCCGAGGATTCAACTAAACCGTCAAATCCGGTCTCCGACTGCAAAATTGGGGTCCAATAATAGCCATCGACGGGCCGATCGAGAAACACCATCATATTGACGACGCCTTGGTAGGTCAGCTCCGGCAACCATTCCACACCGTCAATATCCTGAGCGATCTGGGTCAAAATATTGATCGGCACGGTGGAGATCACCCGATCGAACTCAAACTGCTGACCATCCTGAGTCACAAGACTAACCATTGCCCCTGACTGCGCCAGTCGCTTGACCCCGGTTTCCAGTCGAATTTGCCCCCCGGCCGCTGTAATTTTTTGGGCAATGGTTTGGATAAAGTTGTGCAATCCGCCTTTGAGATAGCCGCGCGGACCAACATTACTTTCACGCCCCATACGCTTTTTAATATAAAGGGCCGGCAGCTCCCCTGCACTATCCCCAAATTTGGCAGCAAACATCGGTTGCCAAAAGGTTTTCCAGAGTTTTGGGCCAAATAAACGCGCCAACCAAGCCCCAATCGGCGTATAGTCCAACTTTTCATCATTACCGAGATAGCGTAGCAAAAGCGTCATCACCCCCAATCGCAAGCGCTGTAGAAACGCTAGGGGCTGATAACGCAGCAAATCCAACGCCGTATTAAACGGATAGTGCTGTTCGCGATTGACCATCCCCATTGTGGTGTGACGCCAGTAGAGCTGGTCTTCCAGCCCCAGATCGCGAATCAACTGCAACAAATAATCATCACTGGGCATGATGCAGTGATAAAATCGATCGACTTGATGACCGTTGTAATCAAAAAAGGTACCAAGCCCGCCGAGCTCATGACTCGATTCGAACAGTGTGACTTGATGACCTTGGGACGCCAAACGATAAGCCGAAGCAAGTCCAGCAATACCCCCGCCAATAATGCCGATACTTAATGTCATTGATTGTCACCCTTAAATTTCACGCGCGGGCGGCGGACTAATACGATCGCGCAGCGCCAGTTTGAGATATTGCATAATTGTCCGCACAATCCGGATTTTGCTGGTGCTGAGTTTGCGATCGTACTGCAATCGGAACGGCACCTCAACAATGCGCGGTTTGCAGAAACGCAGTTTTAGCAAAAGCTCAACCATGCAGGCAAAACCACTTTCCTCAATCAATCGGTAACCCCAGTGGCTCACCGCCCGATCAAGGAGTGAAATTCGGTAGGCCCGAAAACCACTGGTAAAGTCATTCACTTGGCGATCGATCGGCAACACCGTTTTAAAGCAGACCGCCGCACCACGAGATAGCAAACGCCGGAAGAAGGGTGCAGTTTTATCGTTACCACCAGCCACAAACCGCGAGGCAATCGCAATATCCGCCCCATTTTCGATCGCGGCCGCCAAATTCATGACCAACTGTGGGTCATGGGTATCATCCGCATCCATAATCACCAACAGATCGTTGTGATTGGCAGCTCCGGCGATTGGTTGTGGCGATGGGGGCGCTAATTCTGATCCAGGCGGTTGGGCTAACTGGACTGACGACTCACCAGTGGCAATTGTTGCCGCCAGGCGCAGGCTCGATCGCGCGGGTCGCAAAATCTGTTTACTGGCATCAACGACGGCTCGAATCCCAGTCTGGACTGCCTGCCCCAGGCCCATATTGTAAGGATGATCAACCACGGTCAACTGCAAACCCGCCGCATTTTCTAAGGCAACACGCTTGGTGGCATCGGTGGAACCATCATTCACAATGAAAATCCGCAGATTTTCCAGTGTTGAAGGTGATAATAAAGCAAATCGTCGAAGCAAATTGGGTAGAGAAGCTTCTTCATTGAAAGCTGGTAGGACTATATAAATAGTCATTGCACTAATTCCCACTTAGATTAAGTGTAGTTATGAACAGGAAACCCTAAACTTGTATTTTCACTATATTGGGAAACTGCTAAAACTTAAGTAATTTTACGATGAATTTTTCTGCGTCAAAGGCTTCGCCATGATGTTGATGTTCAGCCTACGGCAATGGATCAAAAATTCATTATGCGAACAGACAGGAAGCGCTGGTAGCATAGAAGACACTAATCGACCAAGCTCGCTTAGAATACTCAGTGTGAGCATATTCAAAAAGCAGGGTATTTGTAGCATTTAGCACTAGAAACCTATTCGACCAATCCATTAATTTAGGTGATATTAAAATGCGACAGATCGCAAGTATTTCGTTGGATTTAGACAATAAGTGGTCTTATCTGCGGGCCCAAGGAGTTGAAGGATGGGAACAATTTCCGTCATATTTTTCGCTAGTCGTGCCCAAAATACTTGCGATTGCTGACCAATGCCGCTTAGCTTTGACCGTATTTGTCGTCGGGCGGGATGCCGAAATTGCCGACAATGTGCCATGGCTTCAGCAGATTGTGGCAGCAGGCCATGACATCGGTAACCATAGCTACATGCATGAGCCATGGATGCAGGAAAATCCGATCGAGGAGATTGAGATCGAGTTGCACAAAGCGGCGAAGGCGATCGAATCTGCTACCGGGCAAAAGACCAATTCGTTTCGGGGACCGGGGTTTGCGGTTTCGACGAACTTGCTAACAGTACTTCAAGATCAAGGATATGTTTATGACGCTTCAGTCTTCCCAACATTTTTAGGATCGATCTTACGGAAGGCTGCCTTAGAAAGAGCCGAGGTGCCCGATGCAATTAAGAATGCGCCAAATCCTGAATTTGGTCGGTTTGGCGATGGGTTTCGATCGGTCACACCACACCGATGGAGTGTGAATGGCGGGAGTATTTTAGAGATTCCCGTCACAACCATGCCAGTGTTTCGAGTACCGATTCATTTAACGTACTTGCACTTTCTCGCAAGCAAGTCAAAACTATTGGCAAAACTATATCTCTGGTTCGCCTTAACGATGTGCAAAATCTTTCGGGTCGAACCATCGATCCTGCTGCATCCACTAGACTTTATTGCGGCTGATACTGTCCCAGAATTAGGGCACTTTCCTGGCATGGGGGGCAGCACCGAAGAAAAAT
Coding sequences:
- a CDS encoding FAD-dependent oxidoreductase, which encodes MTLSIGIIGGGIAGLASAYRLASQGHQVTLFESSHELGGLGTFFDYNGHQVDRFYHCIMPSDDYLLQLIRDLGLEDQLYWRHTTMGMVNREQHYPFNTALDLLRYQPLAFLQRLRLGVMTLLLRYLGNDEKLDYTPIGAWLARLFGPKLWKTFWQPMFAAKFGDSAGELPALYIKKRMGRESNVGPRGYLKGGLHNFIQTIAQKITAAGGQIRLETGVKRLAQSGAMVSLVTQDGQQFEFDRVISTVPINILTQIAQDIDGVEWLPELTYQGVVNMMVFLDRPVDGYYWTPILQSETGFDGLVESSALIDPAHYNGCHAAYVMKYTHRDSELYRRDADEIADEWLAQLLRVYASRGITAANVVDRFVFKAPFVEPIYPLGYTKRKPQIQLGHSNVYLAASAQVYPYITSWNSSVRIADECLESLSESV
- a CDS encoding glycosyltransferase, with amino-acid sequence MTIYIVLPAFNEEASLPNLLRRFALLSPSTLENLRIFIVNDGSTDATKRVALENAAGLQLTVVDHPYNMGLGQAVQTGIRAVVDASKQILRPARSSLRLAATIATGESSVQLAQPPGSELAPPSPQPIAGAANHNDLLVIMDADDTHDPQLVMNLAAAIENGADIAIASRFVAGGNDKTAPFFRRLLSRGAAVCFKTVLPIDRQVNDFTSGFRAYRISLLDRAVSHWGYRLIEESGFACMVELLLKLRFCKPRIVEVPFRLQYDRKLSTSKIRIVRTIMQYLKLALRDRISPPPAREI
- a CDS encoding polysaccharide deacetylase family protein codes for the protein MRQIASISLDLDNKWSYLRAQGVEGWEQFPSYFSLVVPKILAIADQCRLALTVFVVGRDAEIADNVPWLQQIVAAGHDIGNHSYMHEPWMQENPIEEIEIELHKAAKAIESATGQKTNSFRGPGFAVSTNLLTVLQDQGYVYDASVFPTFLGSILRKAALERAEVPDAIKNAPNPEFGRFGDGFRSVTPHRWSVNGGSILEIPVTTMPVFRVPIHLTYLHFLASKSKLLAKLYLWFALTMCKIFRVEPSILLHPLDFIAADTVPELGHFPGMGGSTEEKCALTIEFLQQIQKGFKLMSLSEYATLVQHRQRLKVMTP